A window of Clostridium sp. Marseille-P299 contains these coding sequences:
- a CDS encoding DUF554 domain-containing protein has translation MGTIANVFAVIIGGIIGLLLNDKLEKRFEDSLMQALGLCVIFIGAGGAFTGMVKIINSKLSTTGTMLMIISLLLGTLIGEIVRIEDRLEGLGERLKKLVKANSNNQFVEGFLSNTLVICVGAMAVVGSLNDGLLGDHSMLYAKAVLDAIITMVFAATLGIGTLFAALPLGIYQGAITVLSRFIAPYLNDALISDLSFIGSILIFGVGINLAFGKKFKVGNMLPAILVPVFYHLLFK, from the coding sequence ATGGGGACCATTGCAAATGTGTTTGCTGTTATTATTGGAGGTATCATTGGTTTATTATTAAATGATAAACTAGAAAAAAGATTTGAAGATTCGTTGATGCAAGCACTTGGTCTATGTGTTATATTCATTGGAGCTGGCGGTGCATTTACAGGGATGGTTAAGATTATTAACTCCAAGTTATCTACTACTGGAACTATGCTTATGATCATCTCATTATTACTTGGTACTCTTATTGGCGAGATTGTACGCATTGAAGACCGCTTAGAAGGACTTGGTGAACGTTTAAAAAAACTTGTGAAAGCAAACAGTAATAATCAGTTTGTGGAAGGATTTCTTTCTAATACCTTAGTTATCTGTGTCGGAGCAATGGCTGTAGTTGGCTCTTTAAATGATGGTTTACTTGGTGATCATTCTATGCTTTATGCCAAAGCTGTACTAGATGCAATAATTACTATGGTTTTTGCGGCAACGTTAGGTATTGGTACATTATTTGCTGCTCTACCATTGGGTATTTATCAAGGTGCAATTACTGTTTTATCTCGCTTTATAGCGCCTTATCTAAATGATGCTTTGATATCTGATTTATCTTTTATCGGTTCTATCTTAATATTTGGTGTAGGAATTAATTTAGCGTTCGGGAAAAAATTTAAAGTAGGAAATATGCTTCCTGCTATATTGGTTCCAGTCTTTTATCACTTACTGTTCAAATGA
- a CDS encoding SdpI family protein: protein MGIVNLFINIIIFIGCSLLMGVICINMANSKRDNRNTGAGYRTKRSMKSIECWNVGNKTFGYCVLPLAIVEGIAIYVEDKILIPGKIILSENTIVLNLFIFIIWIIACYIITENKLKHLI, encoded by the coding sequence ATGGGAATAGTAAATTTGTTTATAAACATCATTATCTTTATTGGATGTAGCCTATTGATGGGGGTTATTTGTATCAATATGGCAAACTCCAAAAGAGATAATCGAAATACAGGCGCTGGATACCGAACGAAACGCTCTATGAAATCAATTGAATGTTGGAATGTAGGAAATAAAACATTTGGATATTGCGTATTACCGCTTGCTATCGTAGAGGGTATAGCAATCTATGTGGAAGATAAAATATTAATTCCGGGTAAGATTATATTAAGTGAAAATACAATTGTTCTTAATCTGTTTATTTTTATTATCTGGATTATTGCCTGCTATATCATTACAGAAAATAAGCTTAAACATCTAATTTAA
- a CDS encoding methionyl aminopeptidase yields MQVKLGRNDLCWCGSGKKYKVCHAAFDDKIADYRRQGYMVPTHDIIKTKEQIDGIRKSGKVNIAVLDYVAEHIKAGMSTEEIDQLVYNKTKELGGIPAPLGFEGFPKSVCTSINSQVCHGIPSEDDILKDGDIVNIDVSTIVDGYYSDSSRMFCIGNVSEEKRKLVEVTKECIALGLEQVKPWNFLGDMGQAIHDHAKKNGYTIVKEIGGHGVGLEFHEEPFVSYITKKGTEMLMVPGMVFTIEPMVNMGTDQIYVDDANDWTVYTDDGMPSAQWEVTVAVTEDGYEILAY; encoded by the coding sequence ATGCAAGTGAAATTAGGTAGAAATGATTTGTGTTGGTGTGGTAGTGGTAAGAAGTATAAAGTTTGCCATGCTGCATTTGATGATAAAATCGCGGATTATAGAAGACAAGGTTACATGGTGCCAACTCACGATATCATCAAAACGAAAGAACAAATTGATGGAATAAGAAAAAGTGGTAAGGTAAATATTGCTGTACTTGATTATGTGGCTGAACATATAAAAGCTGGTATGTCAACAGAAGAAATAGATCAATTGGTTTATAATAAGACAAAAGAACTCGGAGGAATTCCGGCACCGCTTGGATTTGAGGGATTTCCAAAGAGCGTTTGTACATCAATTAATAGTCAAGTATGCCATGGAATACCATCGGAAGATGATATTTTAAAGGATGGAGACATCGTAAATATTGATGTTTCTACGATAGTGGATGGCTATTATTCAGATTCTTCAAGAATGTTTTGCATTGGAAATGTAAGCGAAGAAAAACGTAAGCTTGTTGAAGTAACTAAAGAGTGTATTGCTCTTGGCCTTGAACAGGTAAAACCTTGGAATTTCCTTGGTGATATGGGGCAAGCAATTCACGATCATGCGAAGAAAAATGGCTATACCATTGTAAAAGAAATTGGTGGTCATGGTGTTGGCCTTGAATTCCATGAGGAACCATTTGTAAGTTACATTACGAAAAAAGGTACTGAAATGTTAATGGTGCCAGGTATGGTATTTACCATAGAGCCTATGGTAAATATGGGAACTGATCAAATTTACGTAGATGATGCCAATGACTGGACAGTATATACCGATGATGGAATGCCATCTGCACAATGGGAAGTAACCGTTGCAGTTACTGAAGATGGATATGAGATTTTAGCTTATTAA
- a CDS encoding helix-turn-helix domain-containing protein has translation MSVTTIETMVEWVEENIKDNPTLEQMSEFVGYSSYYCSSKFHEYVGSTFKEYIVKRKLCLAAHEIKQTKRRILDVAMDYGFSSQEAFTRAFVKTIGCTPSQYRKQSNTYEKKTHN, from the coding sequence TTGTCAGTAACAACAATAGAAACTATGGTCGAATGGGTAGAGGAAAATATAAAAGATAATCCTACTCTAGAGCAGATGTCTGAATTTGTAGGGTATTCCTCTTATTATTGTTCCTCAAAATTCCATGAGTATGTTGGTTCTACTTTTAAAGAATACATCGTAAAACGTAAATTGTGTTTGGCTGCACATGAAATCAAACAAACAAAACGAAGAATCTTAGATGTTGCAATGGATTATGGCTTTTCATCACAAGAAGCATTTACAAGAGCGTTTGTTAAGACAATAGGATGCACACCAAGTCAGTATCGAAAGCAATCAAATACTTATGAAAAGAAAACTCATAATTAA
- a CDS encoding MmcQ/YjbR family DNA-binding protein, with protein MNVDQIMQYCLSKPKAYIDYPFGEIPICFKLNKKIFAQIYPYPEDYKITLKCDMATGDFYRSVYPGIVIRGYHCPPVQQPYWNTIYIDKISDDELLNMIDHAYEQVFKSFSKKIQKELLIIND; from the coding sequence ATGAATGTAGATCAAATTATGCAATACTGTTTAAGCAAGCCAAAAGCATATATAGATTATCCTTTTGGTGAAATACCAATATGTTTTAAATTAAATAAGAAGATCTTTGCACAAATATATCCGTATCCAGAAGATTATAAAATCACCTTAAAATGTGATATGGCGACTGGTGATTTTTACAGGAGTGTATATCCTGGTATTGTTATAAGAGGATATCATTGTCCACCTGTACAACAACCATATTGGAATACGATTTACATTGATAAAATATCTGACGATGAGTTACTTAATATGATAGACCATGCTTATGAACAAGTGTTTAAAAGTTTTTCAAAAAAGATTCAAAAAGAACTATTAATTATAAATGATTAA
- a CDS encoding J domain-containing protein — translation MMLDDLKRKLRELRKLESRIRFKNIPSNPCNKYIWDEYFSTKDEDNRFVKYNMNLLLEMDHDQLKEVFTEYSFHVYYQFNKENGINSVSMHDTTLLKTLELPPYASTDDIKVKFRELAKKYHPDTGGDNDKFIELVNVYKKLMDEI, via the coding sequence ATGATGTTAGATGATTTGAAACGAAAATTAAGAGAATTAAGAAAACTTGAATCTCGTATTCGATTTAAAAATATACCATCGAATCCATGTAACAAATATATATGGGATGAATATTTTTCGACCAAAGACGAAGATAATCGTTTTGTGAAATATAATATGAATCTCTTATTAGAAATGGATCATGATCAATTAAAAGAAGTCTTTACTGAATATTCTTTTCATGTTTACTATCAATTCAATAAAGAAAATGGAATTAACTCTGTTAGTATGCATGATACTACGCTCCTTAAAACCTTAGAACTTCCTCCATATGCTTCTACTGATGATATTAAAGTTAAGTTTCGAGAATTAGCAAAAAAATATCATCCTGATACTGGCGGAGACAATGATAAGTTTATTGAACTTGTGAATGTTTATAAAAAATTAATGGATGAAATTTAA
- a CDS encoding GNAT family N-acetyltransferase, translated as MQFMLKTERLVIQPYSHDYLEDYFKEFTDEITKFQYPDSFSNIESARKLVSEFLMEMEKGNMLELVILSQQGEFLGSMEAFNIKEKTPEVGLWIKKSAHGKGYGYEALKALIEYLDSKQKYKYYVYEVDIKNTQSLHLVNKFLYNKGNYNEVITESGKKLTLDTYFILPNSDNN; from the coding sequence ATGCAATTTATGCTAAAAACAGAACGATTGGTGATACAACCATATAGCCATGATTATTTAGAAGATTATTTCAAAGAGTTTACAGACGAAATTACAAAATTTCAATATCCAGATAGCTTTTCAAACATAGAATCAGCAAGAAAATTAGTATCAGAGTTTTTAATGGAAATGGAAAAAGGAAACATGCTTGAGTTGGTGATTCTATCTCAACAAGGTGAGTTTCTCGGAAGTATGGAAGCGTTTAATATTAAGGAAAAAACTCCAGAGGTTGGATTATGGATAAAGAAGTCTGCCCATGGAAAAGGGTATGGCTATGAGGCGTTGAAGGCATTGATTGAGTATTTAGATTCTAAACAGAAGTACAAGTATTATGTATATGAAGTTGATATAAAAAATACGCAAAGTCTTCATTTGGTAAATAAATTTTTATATAATAAAGGTAATTATAATGAAGTTATAACAGAATCTGGTAAAAAATTGACACTTGATACTTATTTTATTTTACCGAATAGCGATAATAATTGA
- a CDS encoding linear amide C-N hydrolase — protein sequence MIGTKIKLNELYGGCSSFSWETEDNNHLWGRNFDFNRIAADSKITYLPRNTEYYTMGNIFENNLRETDKVTSKYAAIGTGSIVLKSTPTLFEGINEKGLMGGQLYFRKFAKYPEVEKANTIPLQPAFVVTYLLTQCQSVEEIIDTLNHKVSIVAQAMMGAIPTVHWIFSDSSGETIIIEPEEETIRIYRNSMGVLTNSPSYSWHCENLLNYPHIRKKDYDNIKINGVELEQCFSGTGALGLPGDSSSTSRFVRLSYLKEYGKKGKNEEEGVTYMFRLFQNIAFPLGMVEVADVDNITEHDVNVSAYDYTLYTSIMCAESLKFYWTVYENSQIQCIDLSKLMNENKILQYDMYSGKNIQYLN from the coding sequence ATGATTGGGACAAAGATAAAATTAAATGAATTGTATGGTGGTTGCAGTTCTTTTTCATGGGAAACAGAAGATAATAATCATTTATGGGGAAGAAATTTTGATTTTAATCGTATTGCTGCAGATAGTAAAATTACGTATCTTCCACGTAATACAGAGTATTATACAATGGGGAATATATTTGAAAACAATTTAAGAGAGACTGACAAAGTTACATCAAAATATGCAGCCATTGGAACTGGGTCTATTGTTTTAAAATCGACACCAACGTTATTTGAAGGAATTAATGAAAAGGGGCTTATGGGCGGACAATTATACTTTAGAAAGTTTGCCAAATATCCAGAAGTAGAAAAAGCAAATACAATTCCACTGCAACCAGCATTTGTTGTGACATATTTATTAACACAATGCCAGTCAGTTGAAGAGATTATTGATACATTGAATCATAAAGTAAGCATAGTAGCACAAGCAATGATGGGAGCAATTCCAACGGTTCATTGGATTTTTTCGGATTCTAGTGGTGAAACGATTATTATTGAACCAGAAGAGGAAACGATACGTATTTATAGAAACAGTATGGGGGTTCTGACCAATAGCCCAAGTTATTCATGGCATTGTGAGAATTTATTAAACTATCCTCATATAAGGAAAAAGGATTATGATAATATTAAAATCAACGGAGTAGAATTAGAGCAATGTTTTTCAGGTACAGGAGCTCTAGGTTTGCCTGGAGACAGTTCTTCTACATCTCGTTTTGTACGTCTTAGTTATTTAAAAGAATATGGGAAAAAAGGTAAAAATGAAGAAGAAGGGGTAACGTATATGTTTCGATTATTTCAAAACATAGCATTTCCCTTAGGTATGGTTGAGGTTGCAGATGTAGATAATATTACTGAACATGATGTAAATGTCTCAGCATACGATTATACTCTGTACACATCCATTATGTGTGCGGAATCTTTGAAGTTTTACTGGACAGTTTATGAGAATTCTCAAATTCAATGTATCGATTTATCGAAGTTAATGAATGAAAATAAGATATTACAATATGACATGTATTCTGGAAAGAACATTCAGTATTTGAATTAG
- the nrdJ gene encoding ribonucleoside-triphosphate reductase, adenosylcobalamin-dependent encodes MKVVKRNQTVVEFDRFRIINAINKAMNDVNEINTMIAEDIANKIENLNSNQLSVEEIERKVIKELYLANLDIVADSYSEYKSQRKLLRKTTASKTDGKFLSNDFISKYKHRPNPFSTELGKFVYYRTYSRPIPEENRREDWWETVYRVVEFNTSLQVDAMKRQGIIVTDNILTALKKEAEEIYDLIYNLKLFPSGRSLWVAGSKSSYLFPLSNFNCSFLAIDSLQKFSEIFFVLMLGTGVGLSVQRQYVSKLPKVNSKIEVIHKAYEAVPKNLRKEYTELKVINKNAIELEIGDSKFGWSKAIDMYFEIISSKQYSDVEFIFINYNNVRPEGERLKTFGGYASGHNNIKQMFTKIDRIFKEKRRTNEGQWQVIKPIDCLDIATIIAENVVSGGVRRSAEIVFCDSDEQDVLNAKANLYYQDDQGNWISNTNILNRSLSNNTVIYEHKPTRAELHNHFEKLKVSGEPAFANFEEMKRRRDDVQGGNPCFEIMLRDRGVCNLTEVNMMGFVNEDGTYNKEELLKAQKYSAHIGYRMASIELELHEWDLVNKEDRLTGCSLTGVMDFKNATNISDDEFKQLLNELRSVARNSAFELADMLKMNRPKLVTTVKPSGTISQLPTVSSGVHFSHSPYYIRRVRVNAQDPLAKAMDAAHFPWHPEVGQTVENHKTRVFEFPVKAPEGRTKYDVSAIEQLELYKLIMKNYVDHNASNTIHVRPNEWDEVEQWVYDNWDDIVGVTFLSLDDSFYQLLPYEAITKEKYDELIAKQPKFNPSILRQFETFEEEFEILDKDCDSGFCPIR; translated from the coding sequence ATGAAAGTTGTAAAAAGAAATCAAACTGTTGTTGAATTTGATAGATTTAGAATCATCAATGCAATTAATAAGGCTATGAATGATGTAAATGAAATTAATACTATGATAGCTGAAGATATTGCTAATAAAATTGAAAACCTAAATTCTAATCAACTATCCGTAGAAGAAATTGAGAGAAAAGTTATAAAAGAATTGTACCTAGCAAATTTAGATATTGTTGCTGACTCATATTCTGAATATAAATCTCAACGTAAATTACTAAGGAAAACCACTGCTAGTAAAACCGATGGTAAATTCTTATCCAACGATTTTATCAGTAAGTATAAACATAGACCGAATCCATTTTCTACTGAACTCGGAAAGTTTGTTTATTATCGCACATATAGTAGACCAATTCCTGAAGAAAACCGACGAGAAGATTGGTGGGAAACTGTATACCGTGTTGTTGAATTTAACACTAGCTTACAAGTAGATGCCATGAAACGACAAGGTATTATAGTTACAGATAATATACTTACTGCTTTAAAAAAAGAAGCTGAGGAGATTTATGATTTAATTTATAATCTAAAATTATTCCCATCTGGTAGATCCCTGTGGGTAGCAGGAAGTAAATCCTCTTACCTATTTCCACTAAGTAATTTTAACTGTAGTTTCTTAGCAATTGATAGTTTACAAAAGTTTTCAGAGATATTCTTTGTGTTAATGTTAGGTACTGGTGTTGGCTTATCAGTTCAAAGACAATATGTTTCAAAGTTACCAAAAGTAAATAGTAAAATTGAAGTTATTCACAAGGCATATGAAGCAGTTCCAAAGAATTTAAGAAAAGAATATACAGAACTTAAAGTCATTAATAAGAATGCAATTGAGTTAGAAATTGGTGATAGTAAGTTTGGATGGAGCAAAGCCATCGATATGTATTTTGAAATAATTTCGTCAAAACAATACTCAGACGTTGAATTTATTTTTATCAATTATAATAATGTTCGTCCAGAAGGTGAAAGATTAAAAACTTTCGGAGGATATGCTTCTGGTCATAATAATATAAAGCAGATGTTTACTAAGATTGATCGTATTTTCAAAGAAAAGAGACGCACCAATGAAGGACAATGGCAAGTGATTAAGCCAATTGATTGCTTAGATATTGCTACCATTATTGCTGAAAATGTAGTATCTGGAGGGGTTAGACGTTCTGCTGAAATCGTATTTTGTGATAGTGATGAGCAAGATGTATTAAATGCAAAAGCTAATTTATACTATCAAGATGATCAAGGCAATTGGATAAGCAACACAAATATATTAAATCGTTCCCTATCAAATAATACCGTTATCTATGAACATAAGCCAACAAGAGCAGAACTTCATAATCATTTTGAAAAATTAAAAGTATCTGGAGAACCAGCCTTCGCTAATTTCGAAGAAATGAAACGAAGAAGAGACGACGTTCAAGGTGGAAACCCATGTTTTGAAATCATGCTAAGAGACAGAGGGGTATGTAATCTTACCGAAGTTAATATGATGGGCTTTGTTAACGAAGATGGTACTTATAATAAAGAAGAACTATTAAAAGCTCAAAAATATTCCGCCCATATTGGATATCGAATGGCTAGTATCGAATTAGAATTACATGAATGGGATTTGGTGAATAAAGAAGACAGATTAACTGGATGTTCCTTAACAGGAGTAATGGATTTTAAAAATGCAACAAATATTTCCGACGATGAGTTTAAACAATTATTAAATGAGTTACGAAGTGTTGCTAGAAATTCAGCTTTCGAATTAGCAGATATGTTAAAAATGAATCGCCCTAAGTTAGTAACGACTGTTAAACCATCTGGTACTATAAGTCAGTTACCTACAGTATCCAGTGGAGTTCATTTTTCACATTCACCATACTACATCAGAAGAGTTCGTGTTAACGCACAAGATCCACTAGCAAAAGCAATGGATGCTGCTCATTTCCCTTGGCATCCAGAAGTAGGACAGACAGTAGAAAATCATAAAACAAGAGTATTTGAGTTTCCAGTAAAAGCTCCAGAAGGAAGAACAAAATACGACGTTTCTGCAATTGAGCAGCTTGAATTGTACAAATTGATAATGAAAAATTATGTAGATCATAATGCTTCTAATACGATCCATGTAAGACCAAACGAATGGGACGAAGTAGAACAATGGGTTTATGACAATTGGGACGATATTGTTGGTGTTACCTTCTTATCTCTTGATGATAGCTTTTATCAGCTTCTACCTTATGAAGCTATCACAAAAGAGAAATATGATGAATTAATAGCGAAACAACCAAAGTTTAATCCATCTATCTTAAGACAATTTGAAACCTTTGAAGAGGAATTCGAAATATTAGATAAAGACTGTGATTCAGGATTTTGTCCAATTCGATAA
- a CDS encoding phosphoribosyltransferase family protein, with product MKTFKYEVCGLTRELPYVAIKEDLAYASFVVIGDTELIQAAAKELAKQLADIDYIMTAEAKGIALAYEISRLLNHKSFIVARKSVKSYMKNVVSEKVNSITTTSEQTLYLDEAEVAKIAGKKVCLIDDVISTGESLAALERLAEKANANVVKKAAILAEGDAANREDILFLKKLPLFEVTKDGNYIELA from the coding sequence ATGAAAACATTTAAATATGAAGTATGTGGATTAACAAGAGAGTTACCTTATGTAGCGATAAAGGAAGATTTGGCTTACGCAAGCTTTGTTGTTATCGGTGATACGGAATTAATTCAGGCAGCAGCAAAAGAATTGGCAAAGCAATTAGCAGATATTGATTATATCATGACTGCGGAGGCAAAAGGGATTGCGTTAGCATATGAAATTAGCCGTTTATTAAATCATAAATCATTTATCGTTGCCAGAAAATCGGTAAAATCTTATATGAAAAATGTTGTTTCTGAAAAGGTAAATTCCATAACAACAACCTCGGAACAGACACTATATTTGGATGAAGCAGAGGTAGCTAAGATTGCTGGTAAAAAAGTTTGCTTAATTGATGATGTTATTTCTACAGGAGAATCCTTAGCAGCATTAGAACGTTTGGCAGAAAAGGCAAATGCGAATGTAGTTAAAAAAGCGGCTATTTTAGCAGAAGGAGATGCAGCTAATCGTGAGGATATTTTATTCTTAAAGAAACTTCCTTTGTTTGAAGTTACGAAGGATGGAAATTATATAGAACTAGCATAA
- a CDS encoding guanine permease — MNEILQDILAIISVVLNGLPQGLLALSFGFASIPTAFAFFTGAIGNAVTGCVAPISYQAETITYAGTAGKNKEERISMIFYGAVIMALIGLFGLLTKVVDFIGPNIAAGMMAGVGLILAKAAVDMFKKDKIIGAISGISAVIVYSFTQNLVYTITVSVILSCIVGRYMKGENNFIVVEKEKIERQKLTMNARVLRGALGMVCLNIGSNISFGAITGSMANTEVNIDHLSVISSVADMVSSFFGGSPIESIISATGSAPHALWSGIIMMVIMGLILIFGLLPKIGKYVPTASISGFLLVLGLMVTVPSNAASAVAGNPMVGGITMGVTAISDPFLGMLAGIVARFIFGA, encoded by the coding sequence ATGAATGAAATTTTACAAGACATATTAGCTATCATTAGTGTAGTCTTAAATGGTTTACCACAGGGGTTGTTAGCGCTTAGTTTCGGGTTCGCCTCCATTCCAACTGCATTTGCTTTTTTCACAGGAGCGATTGGTAATGCAGTGACTGGTTGTGTGGCACCTATTTCCTACCAAGCAGAGACCATTACATATGCAGGTACGGCTGGAAAGAATAAAGAAGAGCGTATTTCTATGATTTTCTATGGTGCTGTGATTATGGCACTTATTGGGTTGTTTGGATTATTAACAAAAGTTGTAGATTTCATTGGACCAAACATCGCGGCGGGAATGATGGCAGGCGTTGGTTTGATTCTTGCTAAAGCAGCAGTAGATATGTTTAAGAAAGATAAAATAATTGGTGCGATTTCCGGAATTAGCGCAGTTATCGTATATAGTTTTACTCAGAATTTAGTATACACAATTACAGTATCCGTAATTTTATCTTGTATCGTTGGTAGATACATGAAAGGTGAAAATAATTTTATAGTTGTAGAGAAAGAAAAAATTGAGCGTCAGAAATTAACAATGAATGCTCGTGTACTTCGTGGTGCACTTGGTATGGTATGTTTAAATATCGGTTCAAATATTTCATTTGGCGCCATTACAGGTAGCATGGCAAACACGGAAGTGAATATTGATCATCTATCTGTTATAAGTTCTGTTGCAGATATGGTGTCTTCTTTCTTTGGTGGTTCTCCAATTGAATCCATTATATCAGCAACAGGAAGTGCACCACATGCTTTATGGTCTGGTATTATTATGATGGTTATCATGGGATTAATTTTAATCTTTGGACTACTTCCTAAGATAGGAAAATACGTACCAACAGCATCTATTTCAGGTTTCTTATTAGTGCTTGGTCTTATGGTAACAGTTCCTTCAAATGCTGCATCGGCTGTGGCTGGAAATCCAATGGTTGGTGGTATTACTATGGGTGTAACTGCAATTTCAGATCCATTCCTTGGAATGCTTGCTGGTATTGTAGCACGATTTATCTTTGGGGCATAA
- a CDS encoding zf-HC2 domain-containing protein → MGKLSCEIIKDLIPSYVNNNCSKESEKLIKEHIIECGACTMRIYRMEAEKMVSVEEKKENHFLINVKNLVIDKNLLILGLMIAFIAIGMVFSISNNKGVSLSTYYVVSPFLTLGTYFILSKFTLKRVKTRWDFAMTGLGMFLTFYIIIIEYLIVQWLENATIPFGMLAARLGAFYPRQLLIVAFIHMIIFVVTILLSVKHRNSHSTLLTINVTGGCLAFAYLSMARKLYTIEVYATARNNIILILVIEGVLMALIACFLDRRKIQRNNAIILKP, encoded by the coding sequence ATGGGGAAATTAAGTTGTGAAATAATAAAAGATCTAATACCATCTTATGTTAATAACAATTGCTCAAAAGAATCAGAAAAACTTATTAAGGAGCATATTATAGAATGCGGTGCTTGTACTATGCGTATCTATCGAATGGAAGCGGAGAAGATGGTATCTGTTGAGGAGAAAAAAGAGAATCATTTTTTGATAAATGTTAAAAACCTTGTTATAGACAAGAATCTTCTTATATTGGGATTAATGATTGCTTTTATTGCTATTGGAATGGTATTTAGTATAAGTAATAATAAAGGCGTCTCTTTGAGCACTTATTATGTGGTATCACCATTTTTGACGTTGGGTACTTATTTTATATTATCGAAATTTACTTTAAAAAGAGTGAAAACTAGATGGGATTTTGCAATGACCGGTCTAGGGATGTTTTTAACCTTTTATATTATAATTATCGAATATTTAATCGTACAGTGGTTAGAAAATGCTACAATCCCATTTGGAATGCTGGCAGCTAGGCTAGGGGCATTTTACCCTCGTCAGCTTTTGATAGTTGCATTCATTCATATGATAATATTTGTAGTTACGATATTGCTTAGTGTTAAGCATAGAAATTCCCATAGTACATTGTTGACTATTAATGTTACAGGAGGATGTTTGGCCTTTGCATATTTATCTATGGCAAGGAAGCTATATACAATTGAAGTCTATGCCACAGCACGAAATAATATTATTTTAATACTTGTTATAGAAGGTGTGCTGATGGCACTTATAGCATGTTTCTTAGACCGAAGGAAAATACAGCGGAATAATGCTATTATCTTGAAGCCTTAG
- a CDS encoding DUF3201 domain-containing protein has protein sequence MDTIEILNAVYKPICIIENMLRKRLKLENLEFVKGYYNNHWVKDIKGDWVKEYFPIPVITIPRVCDIGIDINYIFVETKMKREDAIQFDFATLLPFKFEVYGVNEFLSDFYNSFMLINDICSKIEQSNEEEIGINFEFAKEGSIDEIISLVHRLIHIQTFI, from the coding sequence ATGGATACAATTGAAATACTAAACGCTGTATATAAACCAATATGTATAATTGAAAATATGCTTCGAAAAAGGTTAAAACTTGAAAACTTGGAATTTGTTAAGGGCTATTATAATAATCACTGGGTTAAAGACATAAAAGGTGATTGGGTTAAGGAATACTTTCCAATCCCAGTAATAACGATACCTAGAGTGTGTGATATTGGAATTGATATAAATTATATTTTTGTTGAAACCAAGATGAAAAGGGAAGATGCGATACAATTTGATTTTGCAACATTATTACCATTTAAATTTGAAGTTTATGGTGTAAATGAATTTTTAAGTGACTTTTATAATAGTTTTATGCTAATCAATGATATTTGTAGTAAAATCGAACAAAGCAATGAGGAAGAAATAGGAATTAATTTCGAATTCGCCAAAGAAGGTTCAATTGACGAAATCATATCGTTAGTGCATAGGTTAATTCATATTCAAACGTTTATATAG